In the genome of Pseudostreptobacillus hongkongensis, one region contains:
- a CDS encoding MarR family winged helix-turn-helix transcriptional regulator gives MENKLENEYIELSEIMDILRISMKKLSKCDKNPFRKIEFRLLHIIKENNGISMHDLGEELGVTKPRVTAITSKLLENSLVYIDIDKKDKRKKILKLTEKGNEAIRSFKNEHKKFFIKILSIYDKDEINQWKHLMNKMIDMVNKEIKELEKDGENNEII, from the coding sequence ATGGAAAATAAGCTTGAAAACGAATATATAGAATTAAGTGAAATTATGGATATTCTTAGAATTAGTATGAAAAAACTATCTAAATGTGATAAAAATCCTTTTAGGAAAATAGAGTTTAGATTACTACATATCATTAAAGAAAATAATGGGATTAGTATGCATGATTTAGGTGAAGAACTTGGAGTTACAAAACCAAGAGTAACTGCAATAACATCTAAATTATTAGAAAATTCTCTTGTATACATTGATATAGATAAAAAAGATAAAAGAAAAAAAATATTAAAATTAACAGAAAAAGGAAATGAAGCTATTAGATCGTTTAAAAATGAACATAAAAAGTTTTTTATAAAAATATTATCTATATATGATAAAGATGAAATTAATCAATGGAAACATCTTATGAATAAAATGATAGATATGGTTAATAAAGA